From the Deinococcus sonorensis KR-87 genome, the window TCCTAACGATCCCTACTGGCTGGACCTGTGCGACGAGCTGGGGTTGTACGTCTTCGACGAGGCCAACATCGAGAGCCACGCCTTCTACCATGACCTGTGCCAGGATGCCCGCTACGCGGCCGCCTTTCTGGAGCGCGGCCTGCGGATGGTGGAACGCGACAAGAACCACCCGGCGGTGATCGTGTGGTCGCTGGGCAACGAGAGCGGCTACGGCCCGAACCACGACGCCCTGGCCGGCTGGATCCGGCACCGTGACCCGAGCCGACCGCTGCACTACGAGGGGGCGGTGGCCGTGGCCGGCTGGGCCGCCGGGACCGCCGCCACCGATCTGGTGTGCCCGATGTACCCGTCCACCGAGGCGATCGTGGCCTGGGCGGAGGACGAGGCCAGCCCGGAGCGCCGCCGGCCCCTGATCATGTGCGAGTACTCGCATGCCATGGGCAACAGCAACGGTGGGCTGAGCGCCTACTTTGACGCCTTTGACCGGTACCCTGGGCTGCAGGGCGGCTTTATCTGGGAGTGGTGCGATCACGGTCTGCGGGTCAACAACAGTTCGGGCGACGGCACCCACTGGGCCTACGGCGGCGATTTCGGCGACGTTCCCAACGACATGAACTTCGTGTGTGACGGCCTGGTATTCCCCGACCGCACCCCACACACCGGCCTGCTGGAGTACCGCCATCTGGCCCGCCCGGTGCGGGTTACCGGATGGGCATCCGGCCTGCTGACCGTGGAAAACCGGCGGTCGTTCACCACGCTGGCCGACCTGCGCGGCAGCTGGACCCTGCTGCTGGACGGGGTGCCGGTAACAGAGGGCGAGCTGCCGACCCTCCAGACCGCCCCGGGGCAACGCGAGACGCTGCCGCTGGCGTTGCCCCCGTTCCCCGCTGGACGGGACCTGTACCTGAACGTCACCTTTGCCCTGCGCGACGCCGCACCGTGGGCGCCCGCAGGGCATGTGCTCGGCACTGATCAGCTGGACCTGACGACGCTGCTGGAGGCCGTGCCGCAGGACGCGCCCGCCACGCCACCACGGCCGCCCGTCGAGATCACAGAAACGCAGGACGGCTGGACGCTGCAGGCCGGCGACGTTCAGGTGCGGGTGTCGGCCACGCGGGGGCGGCTGGAACAGTATCAGGCGGGGGACGAGCTCCTCTTCAACGTCGGACCGGAACTGGACCTCTGGCGGGCGCCCACCGACAACGATGGGCTGAAGCTCGCGTGGCACCGCAAGGCGGCCGGCCAGCGGTTCACCGGAGGTGAGGTGGATCAGGCGTGGGTCAATTGTGCCCTGCCGGTGTGGCTGGCCGCCGGATACGACGAGGCCCCGCTGGCGGTGCGGGAGGCGAGCGTGCAGGCACAGCCGGACGGCTCGGCCCTGATCGAACTCCGGACCGCCCGTGAGACGCGGGCCGGTGAGGTGCGCCATCACCAGCGCTGCCGGATGACCACCGATGGCGCGCTGCACTTCGAGCACACCTATGACCTGGACCCGGGCCTGCCGGAGCTGCCCCGGCTGGGCGTGACGCTGGACGTGCCCGCCGGCCTGGAGACGCTGACGTGGCTGGGACGCGGCCCATGGGAGAATTACCGGGATCGCCGCGCCGCCGCGCACGTCGGACGCTACACGTCCACCGTTCAGGCCGAGTACGTGCCGTATGTGATGCCGCAGGAGCACGGCAACAGGACCGATGTGCGGTGGCTCCAGCTGGGCGGCGAGGACGGACAGGCGGGCCTGCTGGTGGAGGCGGGCGACACGGGCCTGGAGGCCAGCGCGAGCCACTACACCGCCCGGGACCTGGAGTATGCCCTGCACACCGACGAGCTGACTCCCCGGCCGACCATCACCCTGCACCTCGACCATCTGCAGCGTGGCCTGGGCACCGCGAGCTGCGGTCCAGACACCGCCGAGGCCTTCCGGATCCGGCCTGGACTGTACGTGTCGCGGCAGACCCTGAGGGCGGTGCGGGGTGAGGCAGACCGGCCCTAGCAGGCCTGCGCTCTGCCCTGTGCACCTTGACCCGGGCCGGACAGGCGGTCATGCTCAGGCGGCTTCTGCACATCTCACAACAGACCCAGCCGCAACTCTGCGGCTCGGACGGGTGGCGACCCGCCATACTGACGGAACAGGGAGACAGCATGAGTAAGAGAGAGCCTCAGCAGGGCGTGCCCGCCTCTCAGATGATCGATGAGCGCATTCAGGCGCTGGACGACTGGCGAGGCCAGACACTTGGCCAGCTTCGCCTCTGGATTCAGCAGGCCGACCCGGAAGTGGTCGAGGAGTGGAAGTGGAGTGTTCCGGTGTGGTCGCACGCTGGCCTGATCTGCACCGGAGAAACCTACAAACACGCCGTGAAGCTGACCTTTGCCCGGGGGGCCTCACTGGATGACCCGGCTGGCCTGTTCAACGCCAGCCTGGAGGGCAACACCCGGCGCGCCATTGATGTGCGTGAGGGCGGAATGGTGGACGAGCAGGCGTTCAAAGCCTTGATCCGAACGGCCGTCTCGTTGAACATGTCGCGGACCAGGAACTGAGCCGGCAAACCGCCCGCTCCGCAATACGGCTGGTCGTGCAGCCTGTTCAGAAGGCATTCCAGACGGAAAGGTAGTTTGCACTTCAGCGCCCGCCTGAGCCGAGCTGTCTCATTTCCTTTCGCCCGTCAGAATCGTCTGACCCCTCTGGGAGGCCGCCTCAACGCATCGCATCCATTCAAAGCGGTTGCCAGGGCCGGAGGCTTAGCCTCCTGGGTCTACCCACAGACGGGCGACCCATCAGCGTGACCCTGGTCGTCACAGCTGCGGCTTGGTTGTTTCCTTCTCAGCGCCGCACCAGTTCGCCGTAGAGATGCTCGATACACTCGTCAACGGTGGCGAAGTGGCGCCGCTCTCCGTGCGTGCCCTCCCGCAGCGAGGCCCGCCAGTGCCGGGTCTGCGGGCCCAGTGCCGCGTCGTGCGGCTCGTACCACACCCGCAGCACGTAGACCCGCCCGTCCTGTCCAATCACGTGTGTCCCGGGTTCATCGTCCATGTCTTCTGCTCCTTTCGTCGTGCTTCGCGGCCTGACCGGTGAGGGAGCCACTGGAGGTGAACTCAGGTGGGGGGCGCGGCTCGTCTTCGCCGCTCACTGCCCGCTCTTGGGCAGGCGGACTTCCAGATACATGTTCGGCTGATTGATGTTGTAATCACGCACGAACCCGCCGGTGTAACTCGGGCCCCACGGGAAGGTATTCGGGCTGGTGCGCCGATGGATTTCGAGCGGCTTCCCGTTCAGGGTGGCGGTCACGGTGTAGGTGCCCCACATGACGTTGGGGATGACCGGACCGGAGTAGCTGGAGATCAGGCTGAAGGTGCGCGCCTTGCCGGTCGAACCGTCGGCCAGCTTGCCCACGGGCGTCAGGGTGACCTGCACCTGCTTGGTGTCGATGTCATACTCCCCGATCCCGCGCTCCACGAAGACGCAGGCGAGGTTGCCGTAGGGGTCGTCGGCCGTGACGGGCTTGGGCTTGAACACGAAGTCGCGCACCCCGCCCGCCACGCCCGGCACGGCGTCCGGATTTTTGGGCAGCAGCTCCACCGCCACCGTGAAATCCTCGTACTTCAACCGCATCTTGGCGTACATCTTGAAGGTGACGGGAAACTTGCGCACGTCGATCCGGTACTGCCCCTTCGCGTCGGTGGTCGTGATCAGGTTGCTGTCGTAGGAGAGCGTGTTGTCGGCATCGATTTCGACGCCGGGAATCGGCACGCCCTGTTCGTTCACGACGGTGCCGGTGATGAAGCCCTTCTGGGCGGCCGTGGCGGCGTGTCCGGTGCTCAGGGTGCAGGCCGTGACGGTCAGCAGGGTCAGGGCGGTCAGGCGGGACTGGATCATGGTTGCTCCTTTGGCCACCCGGTCGGGTGCGCTCGTTGGTGCCCTGAGGGTAGGCCGGACAGGATGGCCCACGGATGGCAGGGTGGGCTCAGCACGGCGGCCATCACCCGGCGGGCGGCCCATTGAACCGGCCCACACCTGCACGTTCCCGGTCAGTTCGCTAGGCTGGAGGGGATGCACCCCCCTGCTCCGCGTGTCCGGCCTCCTTTGGCGGCCTCCCTCACCCCGACCCGCCTCCTCCCCGCCCGAATGCTGGCCGCTGCGCTGAGCCTGACCGGCCTGGCCGGCGCCCACTCGGGGCAGCCGGCCCCGCTGAGTACTCTGCCCAAACCGGCCGCCCAGTACGGCCTGCCGTTCGCATCGGCACCCGGGCCCGACACCTGGCTGCTCGGCCAGTTCTACGGCAACACCACCTTTGCCTATCAGCAGCGCCAGACCCAGTATCAGAATGGCCAGGGCGTCCATTTCGGCCTGGATTTCAGCGCGTCGTGCGGCACCCCGGTGGTGGCCATCGCCGACGGGGTGGTGTCGGAGGTGGACGGCCCGCACGGCGCGGCGCCCCACAACCTGGTGATCGATCATCCGGACGGCCTGTCCAGCCTGTACGGGCACCTGTTGCGCCGCTCCGCCCTGCGCGTCGGCCAGCGGGTGCGGCGGGGCGAGGTGGTGGCCGTCTCGGGCGACTCGCAGAACACCTGCGTGTCCGAGCCGCACCTGCACCTGGAGATCCGGGACCATTCGCACCAGATCCTGCTCAACCCGGTCGGCTACCTGAACGCGGACTGGGCCGCGCTCAGTCTGGTAGACCCCGACGTGGACGGGCCCGCCTTCCAGCAGGACCTGCAGCGCCCGGAGGAATGGCAGTTCCTGGACACCCAGCCCACTGTCCGGCTGCACGGGCCCCTGCTGAACGCCTACCCGCAGCCGTGGCCTCCCCTGGCCCCGGCCACCCCGGCGGCCCGGTGAAGCGCAGGATGAGCGGGGTGCTCACGGCCCTGCTGTGCGGACAGGCCCTTGCCGCGACCTACGTGGTGAAGCCGGGCGACACGCTCTACAGCCTCGCCCGTTCGGTGGGCCTGACGGTGGCGCAGCTGCAGGCGCTCAATCAGCTGACCGGCACGGACCTGAAGGTCGGGCAGACGCTGGAGCTGCCGGCGGGTCCGGCTCAGCCGCCGGCGCCACCGGCCCCCACCGAGACGCTGCCGCCGCCTATGCCCGGCACGGCCCGACCTGCCGTTCAGGTCTCTCGGCCCGGCTGCTGCGCCAACGTGCAGTGGACG encodes:
- a CDS encoding glycoside hydrolase family 2 TIM barrel-domain containing protein — its product is MTPSPQDASPLMWGAVRPWQTPELQQLGRLPARATLYPFETPDQARAGERAHSPWVESLNGEWTFFLAARPEEVAANFMMAAGRTPEWTTLPVPGNWTLHTGDVPHYTNVQMPFPQLPPQVPDANPTGLYQRSFDLPPHWTGRRTVLHVGGAESLLYVWVNGAFVGLSKDSRLPAEFDVTPFVQPGENLLACAVVKWSDASFVEDQDQWWMGGLHREVYLYSTPHTFIQDVQVRAEPQEDGQGQLAVTVSQGGDPAGVGAVTVQLYGPDDQEVGEPLTPLARSSSTPRGQVRFSAQVATPDLWSAERPALYRVVVSLHGPGGELLDVTAVRTGFRRIEVRDRQLLVNGQAVRILGVNRHDHDDRTGSALSRDHMRRDALLMKQHNINAVRSSHYPNDPYWLDLCDELGLYVFDEANIESHAFYHDLCQDARYAAAFLERGLRMVERDKNHPAVIVWSLGNESGYGPNHDALAGWIRHRDPSRPLHYEGAVAVAGWAAGTAATDLVCPMYPSTEAIVAWAEDEASPERRRPLIMCEYSHAMGNSNGGLSAYFDAFDRYPGLQGGFIWEWCDHGLRVNNSSGDGTHWAYGGDFGDVPNDMNFVCDGLVFPDRTPHTGLLEYRHLARPVRVTGWASGLLTVENRRSFTTLADLRGSWTLLLDGVPVTEGELPTLQTAPGQRETLPLALPPFPAGRDLYLNVTFALRDAAPWAPAGHVLGTDQLDLTTLLEAVPQDAPATPPRPPVEITETQDGWTLQAGDVQVRVSATRGRLEQYQAGDELLFNVGPELDLWRAPTDNDGLKLAWHRKAAGQRFTGGEVDQAWVNCALPVWLAAGYDEAPLAVREASVQAQPDGSALIELRTARETRAGEVRHHQRCRMTTDGALHFEHTYDLDPGLPELPRLGVTLDVPAGLETLTWLGRGPWENYRDRRAAAHVGRYTSTVQAEYVPYVMPQEHGNRTDVRWLQLGGEDGQAGLLVEAGDTGLEASASHYTARDLEYALHTDELTPRPTITLHLDHLQRGLGTASCGPDTAEAFRIRPGLYVSRQTLRAVRGEADRP
- a CDS encoding DUF1801 domain-containing protein — translated: MSKREPQQGVPASQMIDERIQALDDWRGQTLGQLRLWIQQADPEVVEEWKWSVPVWSHAGLICTGETYKHAVKLTFARGASLDDPAGLFNASLEGNTRRAIDVREGGMVDEQAFKALIRTAVSLNMSRTRN
- a CDS encoding carboxypeptidase-like regulatory domain-containing protein, yielding MIQSRLTALTLLTVTACTLSTGHAATAAQKGFITGTVVNEQGVPIPGVEIDADNTLSYDSNLITTTDAKGQYRIDVRKFPVTFKMYAKMRLKYEDFTVAVELLPKNPDAVPGVAGGVRDFVFKPKPVTADDPYGNLACVFVERGIGEYDIDTKQVQVTLTPVGKLADGSTGKARTFSLISSYSGPVIPNVMWGTYTVTATLNGKPLEIHRRTSPNTFPWGPSYTGGFVRDYNINQPNMYLEVRLPKSGQ
- a CDS encoding M23 family metallopeptidase, whose translation is MHPPAPRVRPPLAASLTPTRLLPARMLAAALSLTGLAGAHSGQPAPLSTLPKPAAQYGLPFASAPGPDTWLLGQFYGNTTFAYQQRQTQYQNGQGVHFGLDFSASCGTPVVAIADGVVSEVDGPHGAAPHNLVIDHPDGLSSLYGHLLRRSALRVGQRVRRGEVVAVSGDSQNTCVSEPHLHLEIRDHSHQILLNPVGYLNADWAALSLVDPDVDGPAFQQDLQRPEEWQFLDTQPTVRLHGPLLNAYPQPWPPLAPATPAAR